One genomic region from Acidobacteriota bacterium encodes:
- the rplA gene encoding 50S ribosomal protein L1, which translates to MPKRGKSYADSRSKVDRHREYSLEDAVKLMKDIKFAGFDETAEVSVNLGVDPKHADQMVRGTVVLPNGLGKTVRVCVIAAGEKVKEAEEAGADFAGGEDLVEKIQGGWLDFDAVVATPDMMKSVGKLGRVLGPRGLMPNPKAGSVTFDVGRAVNEIKAGRVEFRVDKNGIIHAPFGKISFDTPKLVENARSLLDAVIRSKPAASKGRYLRGIYVSSTMGPGIKVDAGQLEAT; encoded by the coding sequence ATGCCCAAGAGAGGTAAGAGCTACGCCGACAGCCGGTCCAAGGTCGACCGGCATAGAGAATACTCGCTGGAAGATGCCGTCAAGCTGATGAAGGACATCAAGTTCGCCGGCTTCGACGAGACGGCCGAAGTTTCCGTCAACCTGGGCGTCGACCCCAAGCACGCCGACCAGATGGTCAGAGGCACCGTGGTGCTTCCCAACGGTTTGGGCAAGACGGTCAGGGTCTGCGTGATCGCCGCCGGCGAAAAGGTCAAGGAGGCCGAAGAGGCCGGAGCCGACTTTGCCGGCGGAGAGGACCTGGTCGAGAAGATTCAGGGCGGTTGGCTCGATTTTGACGCCGTGGTGGCCACCCCCGACATGATGAAGTCGGTGGGGAAACTGGGCCGCGTACTGGGTCCGCGGGGGCTGATGCCCAATCCCAAGGCCGGATCGGTGACCTTCGACGTGGGCAGGGCGGTTAACGAGATTAAGGCCGGCCGCGTGGAGTTCCGGGTCGACAAGAACGGTATCATCCACGCCCCCTTCGGAAAAATCTCCTTCGACACCCCCAAGCTGGTGGAAAACGCCCGCTCGCTGCTGGACGCGGTCATCCGTTCCAAGCCGGCCGCGTCGAAAGGACGCTACCTGCGCGGCATCTACGTTTCTTCCACCATGGGGCCGGGCATCAAGGTGGATGCCGGACAACTCGAAGCCACTTGA